The Brassica napus cultivar Da-Ae unplaced genomic scaffold, Da-Ae ScsIHWf_702;HRSCAF=1020, whole genome shotgun sequence genome contains the following window.
TAGAGGTTTTTCTCAAAACCTTTGATATTTTCtatatgtgtgttttttttaaggTTGTTGTTGAGTCTGGAACTGTCTTCTGTTGTGCAGCTGTTGCTGTGGAAGCTCTTGTTGGTCTGCTGGTTCAGTCAGGACAGGTTCAAATCCCAACAGTGCTACTGTGTTTGTGTGTTAACGTATAGCAACTTGTGTTAGAAAgttgattatgttttttttcctgGTTAGGATGATGCTTCACTAATGGTTTCTGATGAATTTCTGGAACTGGTTAAAGAGAGAGGCCATGAGAATCTTCAGGACGTGGCTGCCACAACTAAAACTATCAAAGGCCTCGTTGAGCTTGTTAAAGGAAATACTGAATCTGGTAGAGAAAAAGCACCTCATCTTTACTTTTCTTATTCCACATTACCCTCCTTAGCCTAATTGTTGGTGCAGCCGAATCTTTGTTTGGAGGACTTGAGAACCATGACATATGCAAAGGTACACACTGACACTTGTACGTTTCTGTTAATCCGGAGGTAGCTCTGTCGTTTTATTGCGGTGAAGTGCCTAACTACATTTATATAGGTAACGTTGCACTTTCTTATGGTGAATTCTTGCACGCCACTGGAAACTTTGAAAAGGCAAAGGAGATGTATCAAAAGGCAATTCAAGGAGCAGCAGACACCAAAGAGTCTATGAGTTCTTGTAACATGAATTTGAAGGCAGTCTCACTGGCAGCCACATTTGCTCTTGGCCAGCTCGAGTCACACATTGGGTAAGCTTTGAGTTTTGTGGTCCTCGTCGCTAATCTAAATTATTcacctctgttttttttttttttttgctattaatTAGAAACTTTGGTGATGCGGAGGAAACACTGACAAGCGCATTGACAAGCGCTGAGGAACATTATGGTACACTGTGTGGTCCCAtctattcatttttaatttaatgcaCCAGCCTAACGCTTACTCGGATCAGGACACAATCATCCCAAGGTTGGCGTGATTTTAACCGGAGTAGCTCTCATGTACCGAAACAAAGCCAAAAAAGAACGCTCGAGTTCTATCCTGATTCAAGAGGTCAGAAACAAGTTACTTTACACTCCATCGTAACATTATAATTTCCTCATCTTATACATGTTTATGTTCATGTCAGGGCCTCTTTAGAAGAGCATTGGAGCTCATGAAAGCACCTCCATTGGATTCAG
Protein-coding sequences here:
- the BNACNNG03670D gene encoding uncharacterized protein BNACNNG03670D, yielding MIHSVAKYARAAATIRGRAISVRSSSVRYSIPSRAIHGEISVPNANHVAIQMVNYALSHARSQKSDESYAQGMLVLEQCLGTQPNDDQASLDSKATVLLAMSDLLYESGNSSEAIERLKHVMSLTLSSLSIRAVAVEALVGLLVQSGQDDASLMVSDEFLELVKERGHENLQDVAATTKTIKGLVELVKGNTESAESLFGGLENHDICKGNVALSYGEFLHATGNFEKAKEMYQKAIQGAADTKESMSSCNMNLKAVSLAATFALGQLESHIGNFGDAEETLTSALTSAEEHYGHNHPKVGVILTGVALMYRNKAKKERSSSILIQEGLFRRALELMKAPPLDSDGIINVETQEVMALSRGGYAELLLIQENRKSEGEKMKAWAESAWRNRRISLSEALTPSSDPLDKVAIIDARTTRVL